Within the Setaria viridis chromosome 3, Setaria_viridis_v4.0, whole genome shotgun sequence genome, the region ATGAATCGGTTAGGATCACGTTGCTTTTGCTTGGCTCATTTTGGGTTGGCATTTGCATTAGTTTTGGGTTTTGGTTTGGCAAATTGGCCCCTCCTCATCTTTTCTCTTTGATGGACTGTGTTGCTGGTAGGAGGCAAAGCGTGGCACAAGACCAGCTGCCTCTTATTATGCGTTCTTTATATCTAACTAATCCTTGTTCTTCTTTATTGGATGGAATTTTCAGCTTATACACAAACAACTCTCTCATTAGTACATGTATGGTGTATGCTTGATGCTTTATCGGAACAAATCTTTTGGTGATGGCAGTAAAACAGTGAATTGTTCCCTCTGGCAAGTCATGCCCATCAAACCTTTGTCGCAGGGATAACACGGCATTCGATTCAATTCAATGCGATGCCGGCCTTGTTTCTGACCGAACCGTGCCCATGCTACCAAGGAAAGGAGGAGCAGAGGAGGCTTGCAGCAAGCAAAGGCAACGAGTGTGGCGTGGCTCAACGTTCCAGGACTGAAAGGCAGGCGGTCAAAAGAGACTCCAACGGTTAAAGATGCAGCAGGGCACTTAGTGTTAAGACGGCACTGTTAGTCGGTAAAACCACCGCCTGGATGGGATGGTAATAAGCTTTCCGAAAGCCTGGCGTGGCATTGGCAGAACTCCAGTCTCCAACCAAACCAAATCATCACCATGTccatgtttgatgtttctctctcacacacatcAGACACATGCagcaatgcaaatgcaatggTGGCCAGTGGCCACCAACCGGAGAGAGAGATGGGTTTGCTCTGCTCGCTTGTTTCTTATCTTTATCCCTTCCCTTGGACTGATGTTACAGTGGGGGGGTTAAAGTTAAACATGCTTTTATCTCACTACTCTACTGTTGGGGGGTGCACAGCACAGGGTGCTTATTAAAAGTTGCAGTAGGCATGTTCATTCCAGTCACAAGAGGGAAGTTAAAACTTTGTTTGACCAGCCTTTGGCCTTGCTCTCGTGTCTGGTCCAGTTCCAGTCCAAAAGGCAACCCTTGCCTAGCCTAGATAGCTGTGCACCTGCACCCCTCTGGAGCAGGACAAGGAGTGTGTGACTCACTCCCACACACTGTGCACGACCACTTGGTTTAGTGTTTACTAGTCTGAGCCCATAATTTTTAGGATTAACTAACCCATTGTTTAAGCCGGATTAGTATCTAAAAGCTACGAGGGAGAGAGCACCAGTCCTCCTAGTACTGTTAACATATTGCTAGTAAGCTGGATTAGTATCTACTACCAGTAGTTTATTTGTATGTGAAGACTGTCAGGGAGTGACCTTAGTATGATAATGATTCAGCCCATAAGATTGAGATTGCACTAGGATTCGAGATCCATGCCAACGAAGGCAATGGATTGcctatgctttttttttccttctttcaaaACAGCAACTGTTTTGCatataattcttttttttttccctttgaaGCAAGCAGTTGTTTTATGCTTGGCAGGTAGCAACAACCtgtggctttggagccaatcaAGATATCTGGAACACTTTTGCTGCCCTCCTTTCATTTCAAGCAAGAAAAAGAGGAGATCAGTTTATGTTGTAGCGctcaaataaaacaaaatagCATAGTGATCTTGCCCACTTGGCCTAGGTTGTAATTTGATTCGAGATCAACCTCAGTACTTGCTACGAATACGTGCAGTTTAGGCTTTCTTGCTTTCGAAAAGGAGTGCAGTTTAGAGTTTTAGACCACGCCAGAACCCTCGTCTTTACTTTCTTTCATCTTACCAGGTGTGTGAGTGTGTCCAGCACACCATCTGATGATCTAGAAGCAGTCGGCCGTCGAAGTACTGGCTGACGAAACAAGTTGCTTGTGGACACTACGTAGTTCTTTTTGCTcacgtttcttttcttttaaaatGTGGTCATGGTTTATTTGTAGGGAATATTCAGAACCTGCAGCAAACTTATTCGCTGCTTACATTGgtagcaagaaaaaaaaatggtgtggTGAATTGGTGATGCTCTATGTCTGTTGGAGTTCATGACCACACATGTTGCAATGGGAATGGGCGGGTAAAGTTATGTTTACCATAAGAAGAACAAAGAAAAATTCATCATGATCTTTTTAGAGTTCTTTGAAGTTTGAATGTATGCACAAGGATTTGAATTATGGTAGGTGAAGGCACCCACCCACAAACTTCATCACAACACCACACCAAATGTGCTCTAGGAGTTTGATTTGAGttcacatcatcacatggagAGTAACCTCCTTATAGGTATGCATCATTTTCTTGTAGTCTCTTAGTTATATTGACACGGGCTCCAAAACGCGTCCTCCAATAGGACACTTTACCTAGCAATACATATGAACTGAAGACAACTCAAAAACACTACTTTTTTATGATCAGAGGAAACAGTACCAATTTGAATGGAGTCATGGAAAGAAGACAATTTTGAATCGAGAATACACGGATCGTGTTCCTAACACTTGTTTCGCGTAACACACAGCTTGAACTGTGTCACTCGTATGACACCACAGACTAGTGAAGATCAGGTGCCATTGTATTGTAACTTTCTCGCATAAAAAATGTGCATCGCATGCCTCTTATTAAGAGTGTGAAAAAAGGACCTAGATATGACAATGCTGAGAACGGATGGACACAATCATCGTCTGATTGACAGTGCCCAAGGCTTTCTTGGTTACTGCCACTACCACCAACGGAGTAGTGAGTGACTACTGACTAGGGGGGAGAAAGCTGGTAGGCTGCCTAGAGTCAGGGACAGCCCAAGGTGTGGAGTGGTCGGCAGCGTCTAGTCCTATCTACAAGCATAGGAGTCGAATTCATTTGAGCAGCGAGCAGCGGCATTGGGTTGTTTGGTCTGGTTGGTTGGTCCCgtcccttccttcttcttcgtcgtccgCCGCCCTATCTCGAAGAGGGCCTTGTTTCCTGTGTTGGGATGAATTGGGCCCACGATACGAGCTGGGCTGAGAAGCAGGGCGAGTGGGCTTTTATGTCCGCTTTAGCCAATGCAATTCCAGCAGCCTGGAGTGTACTAGGCGGAATTTTATCCTCCTCTGACGCTTGACAGGGCACTCTTCAGTCAGACTCTAAAAAAAACGGACAGAATCTGCCTTCTTGCACGGTAGCATAGCATGGACAGAGTCACGATGGATCCAGTAGCATGGAACCACCATACGTCCATACCGCGGCCGCAGCGGTGAAGCCGAAACCGTTGGACGAGTACGGAGCTGCCGCAGCTGCTGACAAGGGAAAACGAACAAGGATGCGGAGATTCTAGTGCGCTAACTGCAAGATCCGCTGCCGAACTCTTGCTGTCATCTATGCATGGGGTTCTCGTCCTCTCACGTCCCCCGCCCGACTTGCGTCCGATTCCGTCCAGCTCCCAGCCCAACAACCATAGCAAGGCTCATTCCCAGTTCCTCATCGCAAAACGCAAAGCAAACTGCTTGCAGCTGGCTCTGCATGCATGAGCTGTCCAAATAGACTGGGGACTGGACCCAACCACAACTGCCCCTGCCCAACTTGCACAGCCGCACATGCCTGCCCGTCTGGACCTCACCTGAAGAGGAATAAGGATTAGCGGTTGGGGATTGCTGTGATCGATCCATCGATCTCTGCATGTTCAtcacatcattttcttttttttgctgtTGCAGGGTTCAGGCAACGAAATCCGGGGACGAAAAAGATTTTCTTTTCCTAATCGTtgcagggagagggagggagagcgtGTTAGTTAACCAGCAGCACGTACTGTCACCGTCAACCTAATGGAACAGCACAGCGCGGCTCGGCGCGGTTGCGTGTGCGTCAACAGGGCAAGCCCAGGAACTGTTGATGAGCGCAGGGCGAAGCGGGACCCACGGGGTTGTGGATGGGACCACACCATGTCATGTGCGTGGCCGCCTCGGCTTGACGACcagccggcgccggcctcgCCACATTTTTCCACGACCGTGCGGTGCGCCTTCCTCCGACGTTTCACATGTACTAGAGATCAGTAGATGCTGGGTTGTCCTTTGCGTCCACTCTCCTGGAAAGGCGACGacgagattttttttaaaaaaaaacatttttgatACGATGTGATGATGAAGAATTGAGAAGGAGAACAGGGCAGCGCTGTGCTGTGGCGGTGCTGCAGCTCCACCGCCACTGCTTCTGCTCGTTCGTCCTGGGGCCTGCGGCCTGCCAGTGATGCTCTCTATCATCCAGCTGGTTTGTGTTGGAGCCCAGCCCAGCACTGCCAATCTGCCTGCTGTGCTCTGCTGGACCCACCTGTCATtatcctcccccccccccccccccccctactcTCCAGTCCTGTCACCACCAAAAACCATTTATTTTCTGTTAAAAAACACATACTCAGGGCTAGGGCCTTGATTAGATAGATTATTATCCAGCACAGGGACTTACCCCTCAAAAAATCCTGCCAAAGAGGGGGGCTGATGCTGATCCGGATTGTTACTTGATTAGTCACAGCTCGTCTTGACACAGACTTACCCCTGCTCAAAACGGCATAGTTATTAATCTGAGGGATAATAATCAGACCGCCGTAAAAAGATAAGAATAGGGTGGTTTTAAGGATTTGGTCAAGGCTAACGTGCACGTCCTTCCCCCACAAAAATCAGGCATCAATGATGGAGAGAACCGTGGGACCACTGTGCCATGTGCCctccctcatcttcttccttggccGGCCGCAgagttttcattttttttttccttctccacCCTACTAGTTGCATGCTCAACCAAGTTGCTTTAATGGAGAATTAAAACACATGGCATTGAGTACTACGACTCGATCAAATTGTTAGTTTTTTATATTTTACTATGCACTTGGATGTATGCTATATTTAGGTgtatagaaaaattatgaatctaaaaaaattaaaataaactaTAATTTGGTTCAACTAGTGTCAACGTAAGATTCTTCTTTAAATTTCTCATCAtcagtaaataaaaaaaattcatgggTGGCAAGATGCAAGAGTAATAAGTATCACCTCACATCAAGTGACTTGACATTGCTTAAGTTGTGGTTAACGATCAGTTCCAAGATAACTAGAAAGTCGCAAACAATCCACATGCGCATGTTACAAATTAACATGAATCTCAGCCACTCTAGATAAGGTGACGCTGTTTGATCATGATTTAGAGATCATGCTTTCTAATTGTATCTAGAGGGGGTTTAGCTGGCCACAAGTACTTCGGAAAGCGTGTAACTGAGCTCCAGTCACGGCGCAAATGCCTCCAAAAAAATATTGCACCTCCAAGAAATAAATTTTAATTAGTACTTGACACCTCATGTATGAAACATCGAAGCCCATGTTACCCTGTTCCAACTAACGAAAACGGCCGTACCTACTATTATTTAAAACAACGCTCGCAATTAAAAATACAGGAAGAAGACAAACGAACATTGAGTAATTTCTTCATTCATTTTGATTGAATTATCGATGCATATTTCTATTTGAAAATTTTGGTTTTCAACGTTGACAAAAAGCAGGTTTGAATAACGAGGTTGTGCGGAAACTTTGAATGTCTGATATTTTTCAGAGCGTCCATGCCTCCGTGTCCACTAATTGCATAAAGTTCTCCcgtataaaataaaaaaaatactagaaactatgaaagaaaagatgcaataACACTCTGACCAGCCATCctaagagaaaaaaagaaatgaaaaacaGTGAGACGTGTGTAGCACTAGTTGGATGCGTGGATAGGGAAGCGTACGTAGCCACTTGTACTGATTTTTGGATACAAGTTATTAACACATCTAAATTTACAACATATTATAAAAGAAGATTTTTTAACAACAAAAATTATTTTGTTATAAATGAAGGGTTTAACAGCGGAGGATTCAACagcaaattattttttatttgtgaaaaagacaaattattttttataaaagaatTTTTTTCTCGGAAGAAATCAAAGGCCACAATCACTTCTTGGGAGTGGAGAGTAGGTGTGGCTCATTTCCCGAGGTTTGCGGGAAATCATGAGCTTGTCATGGACATTTTTTGTTGGTTATTACTCCCTTGTACCATCTGATTATTTAGAATTGTCTCAAATATATATCGTTTATAAATAACAGCACTTAGCTTTTATGATTTTTTGTGTGTGTACAAGTAGGAGTATATTTTACTTCATCTCTGCTAGTATTTCGGTGTCATGATCATTTGAGTTTAGTTATTCTTTTTCAGCTGCACTACAAtgcttttcaaaataaattaggAAGTGCATTATTATACTAAAAATTGTCATTGTTcttggaagaaaaaaatatattatgcaCTCGGTTCATCCAAAAAGAAAATGTTGTTTAGATTTTCATAAATCAAACTATCTTAACTCGACCACATTTTAGAAAATGGTATCAATATTTATGACACCAAatacatatataaaaaaatagatttCATTGATACTTATTTGATATAATAAATATGGATATtctttatataaatttgatcaaatttaaaactGTCTGATCTAATAAAGTAGAGTGCTACTTTTTTTGGACAAGTAGTTGTATCTTTGCTTCAGACTGTATCCATGAATCTTGGGTTGAGCCAGCCGAATTTTACAGAAAATAAGCGAATCAATCGGTTTTTCAGGAGACACGATGATTTGTTCAAGAGTTAGTAGGGCATAAATAAATAGAGCCTCATTTTGCGTTAGCCTAATTACGCGGCGGTGGAACTAACGGTAAAATAAAACAGGGCCAGCTAGTACAAAACTCCTACTCGCTCCCTcgctttctctctccctctgttctcctcccctctctcctcctccctctcttctctccacAGCTGCCGCCACCTTCTCTGGCGCCGCATCGTCGGCGacctcaccgccggcgacgggACGCAGCAAGCCGGGCCTCCTCGGGCCACCACATTCTTGTCTCGACGAGAGGCGTGGGGAGCGTGCCTCCTCTTCTCCATCACCATCTCGGTGCTGGACTGCTGGAGTGAACCGGAGATCCGCCCGGTTCCGATCCGTTCTCCTCCTGCTGGTGAGTGAACCTAGCTTGCTTGGGCCGGTCGATTTGATCTAGGAGCTCGCTTTTTTGTTGGGGACATTTGCTTTGCCGTGGCCGTGGTCTGTGAGCAATCAAATCCAAATCTTTCTTCCTCTCCGGTCGGTTAGCTAGCTACGGATCTGTTTGCCGCGTGGTGCTCTACTAGTTAAAATTCATCAGTTGTTCGATTAGGTCCGTATTCTTCATTAGGCACTGCACAAGGTCGATCTGCGGGTGCCGTTGATTGCGCAAAAAAATTGGGGATTCAGTTCATGTCCCAATTTTTTCTGAAGGATCTATGGCCCCAAGTTGATGagcatgttcttgttcttgcGCTTACAGCTGTaccaaaagattttttttcatttctgagACGGCCTTACAGTTATGCATGCCATCTGAATATTGTGAACATACTTTCTACTCAGGTCAACATCATGATGGCTCCATCAGGGAGGAAGAGGCCGCCAGCTGCAACGACCTTCATCCTGCTATGCATCTTGTCATCCTTGTGCGTCTGCAAAGCGCAATTCAAGCCTGCGGACAGCTATCTTGTTGACTGCGGGTCCCCTAAGAGCACCACGGTTGGCCAGAGGACCTTCGCCTCAGATGGTGCATCTCCGGTGAAGGTGTCCACCTCCCAGGAGATCCTGGCTGGCACGTCCGCGAATGGGGTGGCCTCTTTCGATAACTCGGCCCTCTACCAGACTGCCCGCATCTTCACCAGCCCATCATCCTACACCTTCCCTATCCAGAAGCAGGGTCGGCATTTCATCCGCCTCTACTTCTTCCCTTTCACCTACCAGAGCTATGATCTTGCACTTGCCAAATTCACTGTGTCGACCCAAGATGTGCTCCTGCTAAGTGACTTCCAGCAGCCAGACAAGACTGCACCATTGTTCAAGGAGTACTCTTTGAACATCACCCGTGACACACTGGTGATTTCCTTCAAGCCGTCAAATGGAATTGCATTCATCAATGCAATTGAGGTGGTCTCTGTCCCAGATGATCTCATCGTCGATGCTGCCCAAATGGTCAACCCTATGCAGCAGTACAGTGGTTTGTCTGCACAGCCTCTGGAGACGGTGTATCGGGTCAACATGGGTGGTCCCAAGGTCACTCCCGACAATGATACTCTCTCGAGGACCTGGGTGACTGATCAAAAATACTTGTTGAACCCAACTGTGACCAAAAAGTTTGCTTATGGCAAGGATGTCAACTATAAGAAGGGTGGTGCAACTCAGCTGACAGCCCCTGATATTGTCTATGGTACAGTTACAGAATTGGCAGCATCAAATACATCCAATGCGCTTTTCAACATGACATGGCAGTTTGATGTGGATGCTGGCTTCAGCTATTTGATAAGGTTTCACTTCTGTGATATTGTCAGTAAGGCACTTAACCAGCTCTACTTCAATGCATATGTTGGAGGCTTCTTTGCGCAAAATAACCTTGATCTCTCAGTAATGTCTGATAATCAGTTGGCTACAGCTACCTATATAGATGTGGTTCTGTCATCGAATGATGCCTCCAGTAAACTTGGCATCAGCATTGGCCCATCAACCTTGAACAATGTATTGCCTGATGGGATTCTGAATGGGCTCGAGGTTATGAAGATAAGTACTGGAGGTTCTGCTTTCACTGTTGGGTCTGGCGCTGGAAACAAAAATTTGGGTGTGATTCTTGGTGCAGTCCTTGGAGGTGCTGGACTGTTGATAATTATTGTTGTTCTGGTACTTCTTTGCCGGAAGAAAAAGACACTGGAAAAGCAACATTCAAAGACATGGATGCCTTTCTCTATCAATGGGCTCACCTCTCTCAGTACAGGAAGCAGAACATCTTATGGTACTACTCTCACATCAGGGTTGAATGGAAGCTATGGATACCGCTTTGCCTTCAGTGTGCTCCAAGAAGCAACAAACAATTTTGATGAGAACTGGGTCATTGGAGTTGGAGGCTTTGGGAAGGTCTACAAGGGAGTGATGAGGGATGAGACCAAGGTTGCAGTGAAGCGTGGAAACCCGAAGTCTCAGCAAGGTCTCAACGAGTTCCGTACAGAGATTGAGCTCCTCTCACGGTTGCGCCACCGCCATTTGGTGTCTCTGATTGGGTACTGTGATGAAAGGAATGAGATGATCTTGGTCTATGAATACATGGAGAAAGGCACTCTCAAGAGCCATCTCTATGGCTCTGATAATCCCTCACTTAATTGGAAGCAGCGGCTGGAGGTTTGCATTGGAGCAGCAAGGGGACTGCACTACCTTCACACTGGTTCTGCAAAGGCCATTATCCACCGTGATGTCAAGTCGGCAAACATCTTGCTTGATGAGAACCTCCTTGCAAAGGTTGCTGACTTTGGGTTATCGAAGACTGGACCTGAGTTGGACCAAACTCATGTCAGCACAGCAGTGAAGGGCAGCTTTGGTTATCTTGATCCTGAATATTTCCGAAGGCAACAGCTGACTGAGAAGTCAGATGTCTACTCCTTTGGTGTTGTTCTGCTTGAGGTCCTATGTGCAAGGCCAGTGATTGATCCTACACTTCCGAGGGAGATGGTAAACTTGGCCGAGTGGGGAATGAAGTGGCAGAAGAGAGGAGAGCTGCATCAAATCGTCGATCAGAGAATCTCAGGCACAATCAGGCCAGACTCTTTGAGGAAGTTTGGCGAAACCGTGGAGAAGTGCCTGGCGGACTACGGTGTGGAGCGGCCGTCAATGGGAGATGTCCTCTGGAACCTGGAGTACGTTCTGCAGCTTCAGGATGCAGATTCCACAGTCTCGGATGTGAACAGCATGAACCGTATTGTGGAACTCCCGTCCCAGGTTCAGAACGTTGGCGCCCTTGAGAGTATCAGCGTGACAATGGCGGAAGCTGGAGCTTCAAATGACCCTGATCATGACCTCTCCGACGTGTCGATGAGCCGGGTCTTCTCTCAGCTAATCAAAGCTGAGGGAAGGTAAAGGTGCATCGGCATGAGACAGCCTGTAGGGTACTGATGAAGCCTTCAAAGTTATCTCTTGTTGAAGTTTACTTGAGAGATCACGTgtaattgtattttttttctttttgtgctcTATAATTGTACTGAATCGCAGTCATGATTTTCTTAACAGTTTTAGCCACTGTGAGCCTGCGCGGCTACATCTTTAGTAGATAGCATGTCCCAGTTAGTTACTGGTGAAGTGCTGGATGAGTGAAAAGTGCTGCAGTTATGCGAGCACCCCATTTGACATTCACATTTTGTATGTGCTGCTCTTCAGGTCGTGCTATCTAGGTATGTTGCACCATTTTTTTCATGTCAGGTCATTTTAAACGCTTTTCGATCATGGCCGATCGGCCAATGCTAAATTTTCACATTGACATCGGTTCCAAACACGATTGTCCATCTCCAATCCAACGATAGAAATCGTATGCTACCCATCTCAAAGCCAATAACAACTTTGTTTACCCTTGGCACGAAATCTGAATTCTCAGATAACACACGAAACCTCTGTATGCCACAATTAGGTATAATTTTGAATTACTGCTACACATATTGCAGTCAAAAACTGAGAATTAGCATCTTGACTCGATACTACATAATTCACAGGATAATAGGTTGCCAATTATAACCAGTAAAATTTAAGAACTAGGAAGCTAATTTGTTGCCTTTAGGCATTAGGAGAAAAGCAAGCAAGAAACAGCACAaaagctgaaaaaaaaaacgggTACTTGTTTGAGAACTAGTTTCCTGCAATTTCTATGTATTGAAAAGTTTGGTGTTTAACGAACATCCTTTGAGAATCATCTTTACATGATCAATTGGTTGGTTTAGTAACTGAGAACTGAACCAATGTTAGCGTTACTCGCCCTTCTGCTTCCTCGACAGCCTCTTGGGACCTGAAGAGCTTGTACTCCTGCCCACAAACTTCAGAACCTCGTCGATGAGCACCACCGGTAGTGCGACCAGCAGAACCAGCAGCCATTCATTCAAGCTCAGGGGCACGATACCAAACACTGTAGCAAGGAACGGCACATAGAGGATCAAGAAATGGAGCCCGAACGACACCGACATTGCAACGAGCAGCCATGGGTTGACCCAAGGAGGCATACTGAGCAGACTGCTGTCTTCAGAGAGAGCATTGAGCGAGTTGAACATCTCAATCGCCACTAGGACAGACAGAGAGAGTGTTGTCGCCTTCACTTTTCCCGCCTGGAAGTACTCGCATGGGTTGTCAAAGGTGAAACTTCTGGTTCCAGCAGTGAAAGGCGAAACCGTGAAGTTGTCCCAAGTAGAGCACTGGCCCCAGTTTGAAAGCTGCGAGTAACTGACAAGAGTGTGACCATCTCCAGTGAGGTCAATGCCCATGAAAGATCCATGTGTGTACCATATGACAAAAATGCCGACAGTTGCAATTCCCACATAGAGGCCAATGATCTGCAGGCAAGTTACAAGTCATGAGATTATCTCGAAAGATAAGAGTACAAAAGGAACCAAATAGTTTCAAAGGATTAATACAAGACTGGAGAGATCATTTACCAGGTAGCGGAACAAAATCCAGGGAGTGATCAGTGAATCATCGCTTCTCCTAGGTGGTTTCTTCATGATGTCCTTGTCAGGCGGATTGAAACCTAAAGCAGTTGCAGGGGGGCCATCGGTGACAAGATTGACCCATAGAAGTTGAACAGGTATCAATCCCTCAGGAATACCCAAGGCAGAAGTTAGGAAAATAGATGCAACTTCACCAATGTTTGAGGAAATCATGTATCTGCAGCAACCAAGGAAGACAGTCAGAATTCTCACAAGGAATACATATTACAATTTACATGCACCATAGCTGATCCAAACCCAACAATAGAGTGCAAAAATCTACTGACGTGCAGACATTTGAATCATAATAGTTGTGCTCAGGGAGATTA harbors:
- the LOC117849972 gene encoding receptor-like protein kinase HERK 1 translates to MMAPSGRKRPPAATTFILLCILSSLCVCKAQFKPADSYLVDCGSPKSTTVGQRTFASDGASPVKVSTSQEILAGTSANGVASFDNSALYQTARIFTSPSSYTFPIQKQGRHFIRLYFFPFTYQSYDLALAKFTVSTQDVLLLSDFQQPDKTAPLFKEYSLNITRDTLVISFKPSNGIAFINAIEVVSVPDDLIVDAAQMVNPMQQYSGLSAQPLETVYRVNMGGPKVTPDNDTLSRTWVTDQKYLLNPTVTKKFAYGKDVNYKKGGATQLTAPDIVYGTVTELAASNTSNALFNMTWQFDVDAGFSYLIRFHFCDIVSKALNQLYFNAYVGGFFAQNNLDLSVMSDNQLATATYIDVVLSSNDASSKLGISIGPSTLNNVLPDGILNGLEVMKISTGGSAFTVGSGAGNKNLGVILGAVLGGAGLLIIIVVLVLLCRKKKTLEKQHSKTWMPFSINGLTSLSTGSRTSYGTTLTSGLNGSYGYRFAFSVLQEATNNFDENWVIGVGGFGKVYKGVMRDETKVAVKRGNPKSQQGLNEFRTEIELLSRLRHRHLVSLIGYCDERNEMILVYEYMEKGTLKSHLYGSDNPSLNWKQRLEVCIGAARGLHYLHTGSAKAIIHRDVKSANILLDENLLAKVADFGLSKTGPELDQTHVSTAVKGSFGYLDPEYFRRQQLTEKSDVYSFGVVLLEVLCARPVIDPTLPREMVNLAEWGMKWQKRGELHQIVDQRISGTIRPDSLRKFGETVEKCLADYGVERPSMGDVLWNLEYVLQLQDADSTVSDVNSMNRIVELPSQVQNVGALESISVTMAEAGASNDPDHDLSDVSMSRVFSQLIKAEGR